A genomic window from Triticum urartu cultivar G1812 chromosome 7, Tu2.1, whole genome shotgun sequence includes:
- the LOC125525266 gene encoding E3 ubiquitin-protein ligase RGLG2-like isoform X1 has translation MEKKAPKPSYNSAYGYGNSSTGSNSRYATAPPGLSPWYASSAGNNVQQPEAQATLQRKYSRIGDDYRTVTQVTEALAQAGLESSNLIVGIDFTKSNQWTGKNSYNRRCLHDIGRTPNPYEQAISIIGRTLSDFDEDNLIPCFGFGDASTHDKDVFSFYPEDRPCTGFEEALERYRQIVPALRLSGPTSFAPIIETAIGIVDSTGGQYHVLLIIADGQVTRNVDTQSGQLSQQEWDTINAIVKASQFPLSIVLVGVGDGPWDMMHKFDDNIPARSFDNFQFVNFTEIMSKSIAADRKEAEFALSALMEIPTQYKATLDLQLLGRRQGIPPRVPLPPPTRAASSRSTSSDQQAGVYSRSSVFGQQTSGFQQSDSFKQRQHAATRRPDSYSSQSSESTLSCAICMDKSKDLAFGCGHQTCYDCGEKLVRCPMCQKHITTRIRLY, from the exons ATGGAGAAAAAGGCCCCCAAACCTTCATACAACTCTGCTTATGGTTACGGGAATTCATCAACAGGGTCTAACTCGAGATATGCAACTGCACCCCCGGGTTTGAGCCCGTGGTATGCCTCTTCTGCGGGCAACAATGTGCAGCAACCAGAAGCACAAGCCACTCTGCAGAGGAAGTACTCCAGGATTGGCGATGACTACCGCACTGTGACTCAA GTGACTGAAGCTTTGGCACAAGCCGGTCTTGAATCTTCAAACCTTATTGTAGGCATTGATTTTACGAAAAGTAACCAATGGACAG GAAAAAATTCCTATAATCGGCGTTGTCTGCATGATATTGGAAGAACTCCAAACCCGTATGAGCAAGCCATATCTATTATTGGAAGGACACTCTCGGATTTTGATGAAGACAATTTGATTCCCTGCTTTGGATTTGGTGATG CGTCAACTCATGACAAGGACGTATTCAGCTTTTATCCAGAGGACCGCCCTTGCACTGGATTTGAAGAGGCATTAGAAAGATACAGACAAATCGTTCCAGCTCTTCGATTATCTG GACCAACATCTTTCGCTCCAATAATCGAGACAGCAATTGGGATCGTGGACAGCACTGGTGGCCAATATCATGTTCTTCTGATAATTGCTGATGGACAG GTTACTCGAAATGTGGATACACAGTCTGGGCAGTTAAGCCAACAGGAGTGGGACACCATTAACGCTATAGTGAAAGCTAG CCAGTTTCCCTTGTCTATTGTTCTCGTTGGGGTCGGTGATGGACCGTGGGATATGATGCATAAGTTTGACGACAACATACCTGCTCGGTCATTCGACAATTTCCAG TTTGTGAATTTCACTGAAATCATGTCAAAGAGCATAGCAGCTGACAGAAAAGAGGCTGAATTTGCGCTGTCAGCATTGATGGAAATCCCTACGCAGTACAAAGCAACACTTGATCTCCAACTCCTCGG TCGTCGCCAAGGAATACCTCCAAGAGTTCCTCTGCCTCCGCCAACAAGGGCTGCTTCTTCACGGTCTACTAGCTCTGACCAACAGGCTGGTGTTTATTCACGGTCTAGTGTCTTTGGCCAACAAACAAGTGGGTTTCAGCAATCAGACAGTTTCAAACAGCGACAGCATGCAGCTACAAGGAGGCCTGACAGTTATTCATCACAAAGTTCAGAAAGCACACTT TCATGCGCCATATGTATGGATAAATCAAAGGATCTTGCATTTGGATGTGGACATCAG ACTTGCTATGACTGCGGGGAAAAATTGGTGCGCTGCCCTATGTGCCAGAAGCACATAACCACCAGGATCAGGCTGTACTGA
- the LOC125520368 gene encoding E3 ubiquitin-protein ligase RGLG5-like, producing the protein MGQKDSKPSYNSGNSSNGYNSRYANTPSSYSPRYASSAGNNVQQPEAQARLQRKYSRIGDDYRSVSQVTEALAQAGLESSNLIVGIDFTKSNEWTGKISYNRRCLHDIGNTPNPYEQAISIIGRTLSAFDEDNLIPCFGFGDASTHDQEVFSFYPENQPCNGFEEALERYREIVPTLRLAGPTSFAPIIETAIGIADSTGGQYHVLLIIADGQVTRSVDTQSGQLSPQERDTIDAIVKASHFPLSIVLVGVGDGPWDMMHKFDDNIPARSFDNFQFVNFTEIMSKSIAADRKEAEFALSALMEIPTQYKATLDLQLLGRRQGIPPRVPLPPPTRTPYSRSTSFDQQSGVYSRSSSFGQQTSGFQQSDNFKQRQHGATRRPDSYSSESSQPAASRIPDTYASESSESTLSCAICMDKSKDLAFGCGHQTCYDCGKNLVRCPMCQQHITTRIRLY; encoded by the exons ATGGGGCAAAAGGACTCCAAGCCGTCGTATAACTCTGGGAATTCATCCAACGGGTACAACTCGAGGTATGCAAACACGCCCTCCAGTTACAGCCCGAGGTATGCCTCTTCGGCGGGTAACAACGTGCAGCAGCCAGAAGCACAGGCCAGGCTGCAGAGGAAGTATTCCAGGATCGGTGACGACTACCGTTCCGTCAGTCAA GTGACTGAAGCTTTGGCTCAGGCAGGCCTCGAATCTTCAAATCTTATTGTAGGCATTGATTTTACAAAAAGTAATGAATGGACAG GTAAAATTTCCTATAACCGCCGCTGTCTACATGATATTGGAAACACTCCAAACCCATATGAGCAAGCCATATCTATTATTGGAAGGACACTTTCAGCTTTTGATGAAGACAATTTGATTCCCTGCTTTGGATTTGGTGATG CATCAACTCATGACCAGGAGGTATTCAGCTTTTATCCAGAGAACCAACCATGCAATGGATTTGAAGAGGCATTGGAAAGATACAGAGAAATCGTTCCAACTCTTCGATTAGCTG GACCAACATCTTTCGCTCCAATAATTGAGACAGCAATTGGGATTGCAGACAGCACCGGTGGTCAATATCATGTTCTTCTGATAATTGCTGATGGACAG GTTACTCGAAGTGTGGATACACAGTCTGGGCAGTTAAGTCCGCAGGAGCGGGATACCATTGATGCTATAGTGAAAGCTAG CCACTTTCCCTTGTCTATTGTTCTTGTTGGGGTCGGTGATGGACCATGGGATATGATGCATAAGTTTGACGACAACATACCTGCTCGGTCATTCGATAATTTCCAG TTTGTGAATTTCACGGAAATTATGTCAAAGAGCATAGCAGCTGATAGAAAAGAGGCTGAATTTGCGTTGTCAGCATTGATGGAAATCCCTACGCAGTACAAAGCAACACTTGATCTCCAACTCCTTGG CCGTCGCCAAGGAATACCTCCAAGAGTTCCTCTGCCTCCACCAACAAGGACTCCTTATTCACGGTCTACTAGCTTTGACCAACAGTCTGGTGTTTATTCACGGTCTAGCAGCTTTGGTCAACAAACAAGTGGGTTTCAGCAATCAGACAATTTCAAACAGCGACAGCATGGAGCTACAAGGAGGCCTGACAGTTATTCATCAGAAAGTTCACAGCCTGCGGCTTCAAGGATACCCGACACTTATGCATCAGAAAGTTCAGAAAGCACACTT TCATGCGCCATATGTATGGATAAATCAAAGGATCTTGCATTTGGATGTGGACATCAG ACTTGCTATGACTGCGGGAAAAATTTGGTGCGCTGCCCTATGTGCCAGCAGCACATAACCACCAGGATCAGGCTGTACTGA
- the LOC125525266 gene encoding E3 ubiquitin-protein ligase RGLG2-like isoform X2, which produces MEKKAPKPSYNSAYGYGNSSTGSNSRYATAPPGLSPWYASSAGNNVQQPEAQATLQRKYSRIGDDYRTVTQVTEALAQAGLESSNLIVGIDFTKSNQWTGKNSYNRRCLHDIGRTPNPYEQAISIIGRTLSDFDEDNLIPCFGFGDASTHDKDVFSFYPEDRPCTGFEEALERYRQIVPALRLSGPTSFAPIIETAIGIVDSTGGQYHVLLIIADGQVTRNVDTQSGQLSQQEWDTINAIVKASQFPLSIVLVGVGDGPWDMMHKFDDNIPARSFDNFQFVNFTEIMSKSIAADRKEAEFALSALMEIPTQYKATLDLQLLGRRQGIPPRVPLPPPTRAASSRSTSSDQQAGVYSRSSVFGQQTSGFQQSDSFKQRQHAATRRPDSYSSQIMRHMYG; this is translated from the exons ATGGAGAAAAAGGCCCCCAAACCTTCATACAACTCTGCTTATGGTTACGGGAATTCATCAACAGGGTCTAACTCGAGATATGCAACTGCACCCCCGGGTTTGAGCCCGTGGTATGCCTCTTCTGCGGGCAACAATGTGCAGCAACCAGAAGCACAAGCCACTCTGCAGAGGAAGTACTCCAGGATTGGCGATGACTACCGCACTGTGACTCAA GTGACTGAAGCTTTGGCACAAGCCGGTCTTGAATCTTCAAACCTTATTGTAGGCATTGATTTTACGAAAAGTAACCAATGGACAG GAAAAAATTCCTATAATCGGCGTTGTCTGCATGATATTGGAAGAACTCCAAACCCGTATGAGCAAGCCATATCTATTATTGGAAGGACACTCTCGGATTTTGATGAAGACAATTTGATTCCCTGCTTTGGATTTGGTGATG CGTCAACTCATGACAAGGACGTATTCAGCTTTTATCCAGAGGACCGCCCTTGCACTGGATTTGAAGAGGCATTAGAAAGATACAGACAAATCGTTCCAGCTCTTCGATTATCTG GACCAACATCTTTCGCTCCAATAATCGAGACAGCAATTGGGATCGTGGACAGCACTGGTGGCCAATATCATGTTCTTCTGATAATTGCTGATGGACAG GTTACTCGAAATGTGGATACACAGTCTGGGCAGTTAAGCCAACAGGAGTGGGACACCATTAACGCTATAGTGAAAGCTAG CCAGTTTCCCTTGTCTATTGTTCTCGTTGGGGTCGGTGATGGACCGTGGGATATGATGCATAAGTTTGACGACAACATACCTGCTCGGTCATTCGACAATTTCCAG TTTGTGAATTTCACTGAAATCATGTCAAAGAGCATAGCAGCTGACAGAAAAGAGGCTGAATTTGCGCTGTCAGCATTGATGGAAATCCCTACGCAGTACAAAGCAACACTTGATCTCCAACTCCTCGG TCGTCGCCAAGGAATACCTCCAAGAGTTCCTCTGCCTCCGCCAACAAGGGCTGCTTCTTCACGGTCTACTAGCTCTGACCAACAGGCTGGTGTTTATTCACGGTCTAGTGTCTTTGGCCAACAAACAAGTGGGTTTCAGCAATCAGACAGTTTCAAACAGCGACAGCATGCAGCTACAAGGAGGCCTGACAGTTATTCATCACAAA TCATGCGCCATATGTATGGATAA